Proteins from one Fusobacterium perfoetens genomic window:
- a CDS encoding HU family DNA-binding protein: protein MTKKELANILYLKEVFDTKLDAEKKIDSILDLIQETLLSGEDVNFIGWGKLEVVQRAPRLGRNPKTGEEVQIDSRRGIKFKPGKKFLEKLN, encoded by the coding sequence ATGACAAAGAAAGAGTTAGCTAATATATTATATTTAAAGGAAGTGTTTGATACAAAATTAGACGCTGAGAAAAAAATAGATTCTATATTAGATTTAATACAAGAAACATTATTATCTGGAGAAGATGTTAATTTCATCGGTTGGGGAAAATTAGAAGTTGTTCAAAGAGCACCTAGACTTGGAAGAAACCCAAAAACTGGAGAAGAAGTACAAATCGATTCAAGAAGAGGAATTAAATTTAAACCTGGTAAAAAATTCCTAGAAAAATTAAACTAA